The Citrifermentans bemidjiense Bem genome window below encodes:
- a CDS encoding DcaP family trimeric outer membrane transporter: MLKKVCLILAASLLATTASAQEVAPNAPEPYNCDFDPACEVAPGLYGKMSSPVTSKFKLSLGGFVKLDYVYNSVNLGSNGALGTLQPNGIPKKGSVADQQDQSLFTARQSRLWFKVAGPTFKGAKTGAVIETDFYGSGGSNESANMRMRHAYGTLDWENTQLLFGQYWDNFGMANSSTLDFGLGATAGNPQQPRVAQIRVTQKVPLTKDETMKLSLSLQNPVQDTNQQNGSATDTWGSAVNVAGQAVLVSKALGVAPGLWGLSMNSLQAGFFGLYGTESAGPTGKELASWGYGFYTFVPVLASKDGKSRAMTAGFEGQAYQASNMSFNYATATALVGPSNDRTGAKGYGLFAQGMFYPTQNLGLTAGYGKRAAYDQASYAGIANYQQSSSQIFANVSYDINAAIRFAAEYQKLETKYGNNTPSSSDQGSADVFRFSAFYFF, translated from the coding sequence ATGCTCAAAAAGGTATGTCTCATTCTCGCCGCCTCGCTGCTCGCAACCACCGCGTCGGCCCAGGAAGTCGCCCCCAACGCTCCCGAACCCTACAACTGCGACTTCGACCCGGCCTGCGAAGTGGCCCCTGGCCTCTACGGGAAGATGTCCTCGCCGGTCACCAGCAAGTTCAAGCTCTCCCTGGGCGGTTTCGTCAAGCTGGACTACGTCTACAACTCGGTGAACCTCGGCAGTAACGGCGCCCTGGGGACCCTGCAACCGAACGGGATTCCCAAGAAGGGGTCGGTGGCGGACCAGCAGGACCAGTCCCTGTTCACCGCGCGCCAGTCGCGCCTGTGGTTCAAGGTCGCCGGCCCCACCTTCAAAGGGGCGAAGACCGGCGCAGTGATCGAGACCGACTTTTACGGCTCCGGCGGCAGCAACGAGTCCGCCAACATGAGGATGCGCCATGCCTACGGCACCCTGGACTGGGAGAACACCCAGCTCCTCTTCGGCCAGTACTGGGACAACTTCGGGATGGCCAACTCCTCGACGCTCGATTTCGGCCTGGGTGCCACGGCCGGGAATCCGCAACAGCCGCGCGTGGCCCAGATAAGGGTCACCCAGAAAGTGCCGCTGACGAAAGATGAGACCATGAAACTGAGCCTCTCTCTCCAGAACCCGGTTCAGGACACGAACCAGCAAAACGGCTCGGCCACCGACACCTGGGGGAGCGCGGTCAATGTTGCCGGGCAGGCGGTGCTAGTATCCAAGGCGCTGGGTGTCGCCCCCGGTTTGTGGGGACTGTCCATGAACTCGCTGCAGGCCGGCTTCTTCGGCCTGTACGGTACCGAGAGCGCGGGGCCGACCGGCAAGGAGCTTGCTTCCTGGGGCTACGGGTTTTACACCTTCGTTCCCGTCTTGGCCTCCAAGGACGGCAAGAGCCGCGCCATGACGGCGGGCTTCGAAGGGCAGGCTTACCAGGCCAGCAACATGTCCTTCAACTACGCGACCGCCACCGCCCTCGTCGGGCCGAGCAACGACCGGACCGGAGCCAAGGGGTACGGCCTCTTCGCCCAGGGGATGTTCTACCCGACCCAGAACCTGGGGCTCACCGCCGGCTACGGCAAAAGAGCCGCGTACGACCAGGCGAGCTACGCGGGAATAGCGAATTACCAGCAGTCGAGTTCGCAGATCTTCGCCAACGTAAGTTACGACATCAACGCCGCCATCAGGTTCGCGGCCGAGTACCAGAAGCTTGAGACCAAGTACGGCAACAACACCCCCAGCAGCTCCGACCAGGGCTCGGCCGACGTGTTCCGGTTCTCGGCTTTCTACTTCTTCTAG
- a CDS encoding benzoate-CoA ligase family protein, protein MPYNLNLPETFNAADFFVDRNIREGRGEKIAVLCEERSLTYSQMQSGMNRIGNLLKGLEVRMEERVALLLHDTEVYPQAFFGAIKIGAVPVCLNTMNRSQDFQFYLNDSRARVLVVEWPLLEQIIPIRENLQFLKHIVVANGPAAGSCLSLGELMASQSDQLETASTCRDDACFWLYSSGSTGSPKGTVHLQHDMVYAAKTYGQKVLDIKEDDVFFSAAKLFFAYGLGNGIYFPFCVGATAVYLPSRPTPADVYATVRRHRPTLFFGVPTLYGQMLEEEGAMGGVRLCVSAGEALPPAYLHRFKARFQLDILDGIGSTEMAHIFISNRPGEIAPGSSGKVVPGYEARIVGEDMHDLPAGEIGTLLVKGDSAAAFYWNKHGKSTETMMGQWLNTGDKYVCDEKGFFHCAGRSDDMLKVGGIWVSPNEVEACLIEHPAVLECAVIGAPD, encoded by the coding sequence ATGCCCTACAACCTGAATCTGCCCGAGACATTCAACGCCGCGGATTTCTTTGTGGACCGCAACATCCGCGAGGGGCGCGGCGAGAAGATCGCGGTGCTCTGTGAGGAGCGCTCCTTAACCTATAGCCAGATGCAGTCAGGGATGAACCGCATAGGGAACCTCCTCAAAGGGCTGGAGGTCCGGATGGAGGAGCGGGTAGCGCTCCTTTTGCACGATACCGAGGTGTACCCGCAGGCGTTCTTCGGCGCCATCAAGATCGGCGCGGTTCCCGTCTGCCTCAACACCATGAACCGCTCCCAGGACTTCCAGTTCTACCTGAACGATTCGCGCGCCCGGGTATTGGTGGTCGAGTGGCCGCTCTTGGAGCAGATCATTCCCATCCGCGAGAACCTGCAGTTTCTCAAGCACATCGTGGTCGCCAACGGCCCCGCCGCGGGGAGTTGCCTGAGCCTCGGTGAGCTGATGGCCTCTCAAAGCGACCAGCTGGAGACCGCTTCCACCTGCCGCGACGACGCCTGCTTCTGGCTCTACAGCTCCGGCTCCACCGGCTCCCCCAAAGGGACCGTGCACCTGCAGCACGACATGGTGTACGCGGCGAAAACCTACGGGCAGAAGGTGCTCGACATCAAAGAGGACGACGTCTTCTTCTCGGCGGCGAAACTCTTCTTCGCCTACGGCCTCGGCAACGGGATCTATTTCCCCTTCTGCGTGGGCGCTACCGCCGTCTACCTCCCTTCGCGGCCGACACCAGCGGACGTCTACGCCACGGTGCGCCGCCACCGCCCCACCCTCTTCTTCGGCGTGCCGACCCTGTACGGTCAGATGCTTGAGGAAGAAGGCGCCATGGGGGGAGTCCGCTTGTGCGTCTCGGCCGGGGAAGCGCTCCCCCCAGCCTACCTGCACCGTTTCAAGGCGCGCTTCCAGCTGGACATCCTCGACGGCATCGGTTCCACCGAAATGGCGCACATCTTCATCTCCAACAGGCCCGGCGAAATCGCCCCCGGCAGTTCGGGGAAAGTCGTGCCGGGTTACGAGGCGCGCATCGTTGGGGAGGATATGCACGACCTCCCCGCCGGCGAAATCGGCACCCTACTCGTCAAGGGTGACAGCGCCGCCGCCTTCTACTGGAACAAGCACGGCAAGAGCACCGAGACCATGATGGGGCAGTGGCTCAACACCGGCGACAAGTACGTCTGCGACGAGAAGGGCTTCTTCCACTGCGCCGGCCGCTCCGACGACATGCTGAAGGTGGGGGGGATCTGGGTCTCCCCCAACGAGGTCGAGGCCTGCCTGATCGAGCATCCGGCGGTGCTGGAATGCGCCGTCATCGGGGCGCCCGACTAG
- a CDS encoding sensor histidine kinase: MTAFFRTFKLPLALLLIVGLTACAFITIRRANNGVRAEARARFFEQYNRQQYLVAELTAHSLDEMFATFSRNLELVAGLFDGKEVDREQSQRLKVHLEKIYGSLLGTPVIDLVVFDSKGVAVAIEPHDNFTLGRSYAWRDYYRWVRDQRQPGRMYISPFMQLAGGRKRGVKELIVARGIYGPRGEFNGVVACTLDFDKLARKHVLSVKIGKHGQAWLMDSTTRTILVDPNGRIAGQTFDEALRRKWPRLYDLLLSAEDGKPGSGWYEFEDPADPRLKVRKLVSYHPVRLENRLWTVGVTTPEREVEALLSSFLQRQEAISTTLLVTIIGGAAFLLALLYHWNRTLTAQVGLHTRALSETHSRLEATFDELLVAKKVAAVGHLALGLAHEIRNPLSAIQMNMQMIRKKIEPTGVLCENFSIADGEIQRLNRLLKDVLDFARPRPLRLQTVDLAEIVRRLLQLVDQRLAQYGVTPTTDIESPLELVCDPEQIHQVLLNLVLNAMEAMDGVAGDRTLKVIAYRKESQAYVLVSDSGRGIGPDKCEQLFDPFYTTKVSGGGLGLSILQTIVLSHGGSVSVTGGTGAGATFTVVLPLAGPSGTGEKTP, from the coding sequence ATGACCGCCTTTTTCCGCACATTCAAACTCCCGCTTGCCCTTTTGCTTATCGTAGGCCTGACCGCCTGCGCCTTCATCACCATCCGCCGCGCCAACAACGGGGTCCGCGCCGAGGCGCGCGCCCGCTTCTTCGAACAGTACAACCGTCAGCAGTACCTCGTCGCCGAACTCACAGCGCACTCCCTCGATGAAATGTTCGCCACCTTCAGCCGCAACCTCGAACTGGTCGCCGGCCTCTTCGACGGCAAAGAGGTCGACCGCGAACAGTCGCAACGGCTCAAGGTGCATCTGGAAAAGATCTACGGCTCGCTGCTCGGTACCCCCGTTATCGACCTGGTCGTCTTCGACAGCAAGGGGGTCGCCGTCGCCATAGAGCCGCACGACAATTTCACCTTGGGGCGCAGTTACGCCTGGCGCGACTACTATCGGTGGGTGCGGGACCAGCGGCAGCCGGGGCGGATGTACATCTCGCCCTTCATGCAGTTGGCGGGGGGGCGGAAACGCGGGGTAAAGGAGTTGATCGTAGCTAGAGGGATCTACGGCCCACGCGGCGAGTTCAACGGCGTGGTCGCCTGCACGCTCGACTTCGACAAGCTGGCCCGAAAGCATGTCCTCTCCGTCAAGATCGGCAAGCACGGCCAGGCCTGGCTCATGGACAGCACCACCAGGACCATCCTGGTCGACCCGAACGGCAGGATCGCGGGGCAGACCTTCGACGAGGCGCTGCGGCGCAAATGGCCGCGCCTTTACGACCTGCTCCTTTCGGCTGAGGACGGCAAACCCGGCAGCGGCTGGTACGAGTTCGAGGACCCGGCCGACCCGCGCCTGAAGGTCCGCAAGCTGGTCAGCTACCACCCGGTGCGCCTGGAAAACCGGCTCTGGACAGTGGGGGTGACCACGCCGGAAAGGGAGGTCGAAGCGCTCCTCTCTTCGTTCCTGCAGCGGCAGGAGGCCATCTCCACCACGCTCCTCGTCACCATAATCGGAGGAGCGGCATTCCTCCTCGCGCTGCTTTATCACTGGAACCGCACGCTTACCGCACAGGTCGGCCTGCACACCCGCGCCTTGAGCGAGACACATTCGCGCCTGGAGGCAACCTTCGACGAATTGCTCGTCGCCAAGAAGGTGGCCGCGGTCGGGCATCTGGCGCTCGGGCTCGCCCACGAGATCCGCAACCCCCTTTCCGCCATCCAGATGAACATGCAGATGATCCGCAAGAAGATCGAGCCCACCGGGGTCCTCTGCGAGAACTTCTCCATTGCCGACGGCGAAATCCAGCGCCTGAACCGCCTGTTGAAAGACGTTCTGGATTTCGCGCGCCCACGCCCCCTGCGGCTGCAGACGGTCGATCTGGCCGAAATAGTGCGGCGCCTGCTGCAACTGGTTGACCAACGCCTGGCCCAGTACGGCGTTACCCCCACCACCGATATCGAATCGCCGCTTGAGCTTGTCTGCGACCCCGAGCAGATCCACCAGGTGCTCTTGAATCTGGTGCTGAACGCCATGGAGGCGATGGATGGGGTCGCCGGTGACAGGACCCTCAAGGTCATCGCCTACCGCAAAGAGAGCCAGGCCTACGTACTTGTGAGCGATTCCGGGAGGGGGATAGGCCCCGACAAGTGCGAGCAGCTGTTCGATCCCTTTTACACAACCAAGGTTTCAGGGGGAGGGCTTGGGTTGTCCATCCTGCAGACCATCGTCCTCTCTCATGGCGGGTCCGTTTCCGTGACGGGCGGGACCGGCGCCGGCGCTACCTTTACCGTCGTACTTCCCCTCGCGGGGCCTTCAGGAACTGGAGAAAAAACACCGTGA
- a CDS encoding bifunctional acetyl-CoA hydrolase/transferase family protein/GNAT family N-acetyltransferase, with the protein MNEELKQLYRDRLTTADEAVRHLQSGWRVFLGSGCAVPGELVAALARQADRFHDVELIQLLTFGTGQYLNGKDAGRLRHNSFFISENIRQAVCDGRADYTPIFLSEIPELIRSGQRGNQAALLQVSPPDRHGYCSMGVNVDIQRAALDRAKLVIAEVNPRMPRTCGDSYVHLSRLDLLVETDHPILVSEAKAPDEVEQQIGYHISRLVENGSCLQLGIGTIPSTVLQFIADKRDLGVHSEMFSDALIPLIEEGNVTNRLKRVHPGKTVASFVIGSRKLYDFVDGNVGVEFHPSDFVNDPRVISMNDKVVAINSALQVDLTGQICADSIGYQFYSGIGGQVDFARGAAMSRGGKPIIAVRSTARDGSISRIVHRIDDGAGVVTSRGDAHYVVSEYGIAYLHGKTIRERALALISIAHPEYRRELLDFVKKKHYVYEDEQVWRQALDKYPANLEEDRSFGGMTMQVRPLKATDERTLQEFFYSLDAETVYHRFFGPKLQMAHLEAAKQVCVDYSGRMALAAFRHEDQAECMVAVARYEVNPRSNMAETAVVVHQDYRRKGLAGYLLRQLERHAKEQGIEGFCAEILPENAAMLRYHRGLGHTLVHSPETETYHVEYRF; encoded by the coding sequence ATGAACGAAGAACTAAAGCAGTTGTATCGGGACCGGCTGACCACCGCGGACGAGGCGGTACGTCATCTCCAGTCGGGGTGGCGCGTTTTTCTCGGGTCGGGGTGCGCGGTACCGGGGGAGCTCGTCGCCGCGCTGGCGCGGCAGGCCGACCGGTTCCACGACGTGGAACTGATCCAGCTCCTCACCTTTGGCACTGGGCAATACCTGAACGGCAAGGATGCCGGAAGGCTGCGGCACAACTCCTTTTTCATCAGTGAAAATATCCGTCAGGCGGTGTGCGACGGCCGGGCCGACTACACCCCCATCTTCCTGAGTGAGATCCCGGAACTGATCCGGTCGGGCCAGAGGGGGAACCAGGCTGCGCTGTTGCAGGTGTCGCCCCCGGACCGACACGGTTACTGCAGCATGGGGGTGAACGTGGACATCCAGCGGGCCGCGCTCGACCGGGCGAAGCTGGTGATCGCCGAGGTGAACCCGCGGATGCCGCGCACCTGCGGTGACAGCTACGTACACCTAAGCCGCCTGGACCTTCTGGTGGAGACGGACCATCCGATTCTTGTCTCCGAGGCGAAGGCCCCCGACGAGGTGGAGCAGCAGATCGGGTACCACATCTCGCGGCTGGTGGAAAACGGGAGCTGCCTGCAGCTGGGGATCGGCACCATACCGAGCACCGTGCTGCAGTTCATAGCGGACAAACGCGATCTGGGGGTCCACAGCGAGATGTTCAGCGACGCCTTGATCCCGCTCATCGAAGAGGGGAACGTCACCAACCGTCTGAAGCGGGTGCATCCGGGGAAGACGGTGGCGAGTTTCGTCATCGGCAGCCGCAAGCTGTACGACTTCGTCGACGGCAACGTCGGCGTCGAGTTCCATCCATCCGATTTCGTCAACGACCCCAGGGTCATCTCCATGAACGACAAGGTGGTGGCGATAAACTCGGCGCTGCAGGTCGACCTGACCGGGCAGATATGCGCCGACAGCATCGGATACCAGTTCTACAGCGGCATCGGCGGCCAGGTGGACTTCGCGCGCGGCGCGGCCATGAGCCGGGGGGGGAAGCCGATCATCGCCGTTCGCAGCACCGCCCGGGACGGGAGCATCAGCCGCATCGTGCATCGGATCGACGACGGCGCGGGCGTGGTCACCAGCCGCGGCGACGCCCACTACGTGGTTTCCGAGTACGGCATCGCCTACCTGCACGGGAAGACCATAAGAGAACGCGCCTTGGCGCTTATCTCCATAGCCCATCCGGAGTACCGCCGGGAGTTGCTCGATTTCGTCAAGAAGAAGCACTACGTTTACGAGGACGAGCAGGTGTGGCGGCAGGCGCTGGACAAGTACCCGGCGAACCTGGAGGAGGATAGATCCTTCGGAGGAATGACGATGCAGGTGAGGCCCCTGAAGGCGACCGACGAGCGGACGCTGCAGGAGTTCTTCTACAGCCTCGACGCGGAGACGGTCTACCACCGCTTCTTCGGTCCGAAGCTGCAGATGGCGCACCTTGAAGCGGCAAAGCAAGTCTGCGTCGACTATAGCGGCCGCATGGCGCTGGCCGCCTTTCGCCACGAGGACCAGGCCGAATGCATGGTGGCGGTGGCTCGCTACGAGGTCAACCCCCGGAGCAACATGGCGGAGACGGCGGTGGTGGTGCACCAGGATTACCGCAGGAAAGGGCTCGCCGGCTACCTGCTGCGCCAGCTGGAGCGCCACGCCAAAGAGCAGGGAATCGAGGGCTTCTGCGCCGAGATCCTCCCGGAAAACGCCGCGATGCTCCGTTACCACAGAGGCCTCGGGCACACCCTGGTGCACTCCCCGGAGACCGAGACCTATCATGTGGAATACCGGTTCTAA
- a CDS encoding AMP-binding enzyme, whose translation MAFVVLNQTKPTESIEEELKQYVKKSLALYKYPRWIKFMDELPKTATGKIKRFELRNMLVQQQAA comes from the coding sequence ATGGCGTTCGTGGTCCTGAACCAGACAAAACCCACGGAATCCATAGAGGAGGAGCTGAAGCAATATGTGAAAAAATCCCTGGCGCTCTACAAGTACCCCCGCTGGATAAAGTTCATGGACGAGCTGCCCAAGACCGCCACCGGCAAGATCAAACGTTTCGAGCTGCGCAACATGCTTGTGCAGCAGCAGGCCGCCTGA
- a CDS encoding sigma-54-dependent transcriptional regulator: MNTILIADDDIAIRRTLELHLTEEGYSVVTAANGPNAVEVALEKEIDLMLLDLRLSGMDGFEVLGRVKERRPDLPVVMITAYDDMQTAIEAIRLGAIDHLGKPVDLDHLDQVIAKIFDMSALARKGVTFCDSADPPFEQNIMVGRSRSMKEVYKTIGAVADSRATVLIQGESGTGKEMVARALHFNSSFRNRPFIAVACASLAPSLLESELFGHERGAFTGAHRTKPGKFELAQGGTLFLDEISETSPEIQVKLLRFLQEREFERVGGVETLKADVRVIAASNKELSALANAGEFRKDLYYRLNVVTLFLPPLRERKDDILLLVKFFLGKMREETGKSVDIVTQETLTMIQEHSWPGNVRELENTIRRAVLLSHGNVLLPESLHLEGEKEQERLALTIRPLHEVEREHIENVLIYTGYEKKRTAEILGISRPTLDRRLKEYGLE, encoded by the coding sequence GTGAACACCATTTTGATAGCTGACGATGACATCGCCATCCGGCGCACGCTGGAGCTGCACCTGACCGAAGAAGGTTATTCGGTGGTGACGGCCGCGAACGGTCCCAATGCGGTCGAGGTTGCGCTGGAGAAGGAAATCGACCTGATGCTCCTCGATCTTAGGCTCTCCGGGATGGATGGTTTCGAGGTGCTGGGGCGGGTAAAGGAGCGCCGCCCCGATCTCCCCGTCGTGATGATCACCGCGTACGACGACATGCAGACCGCCATCGAGGCGATACGCCTGGGGGCCATCGACCATTTGGGCAAGCCGGTCGATCTCGATCACCTGGACCAGGTCATCGCCAAGATTTTCGACATGAGCGCCCTGGCCCGCAAAGGGGTCACCTTCTGCGACTCGGCCGATCCACCCTTCGAGCAGAACATCATGGTTGGCCGCTCGCGCAGCATGAAGGAGGTGTACAAGACCATCGGCGCGGTGGCAGACTCCCGCGCCACCGTGCTGATCCAGGGGGAGAGCGGAACGGGGAAGGAAATGGTGGCGCGAGCGCTTCATTTCAACAGTTCCTTCAGGAATCGCCCCTTCATTGCGGTTGCCTGCGCCTCGCTCGCGCCGTCGCTTCTGGAGAGCGAGCTCTTCGGCCACGAACGGGGCGCCTTCACGGGGGCCCACCGGACCAAGCCGGGGAAGTTCGAACTGGCGCAGGGGGGGACGCTCTTTCTCGACGAGATCTCGGAGACGAGCCCGGAGATCCAGGTGAAGCTCTTGCGCTTTCTCCAGGAGAGGGAATTCGAGCGAGTGGGGGGTGTAGAGACCCTGAAGGCCGACGTGCGGGTCATCGCCGCCAGCAACAAGGAACTCTCGGCGCTCGCCAATGCGGGCGAATTCCGCAAGGACCTCTATTACCGCCTGAACGTGGTGACCCTTTTCCTCCCGCCGTTGCGCGAGCGAAAGGACGACATCCTGCTCCTTGTCAAGTTCTTCTTGGGGAAGATGCGCGAGGAGACCGGCAAGAGCGTGGATATCGTCACCCAGGAAACGCTCACCATGATCCAGGAGCACTCCTGGCCGGGAAACGTGCGCGAACTGGAGAACACGATCAGGCGTGCCGTGCTCCTCTCGCACGGGAACGTGCTGCTTCCGGAATCCCTGCACCTGGAAGGAGAGAAGGAGCAGGAGCGGCTGGCGCTGACGATCAGGCCGCTGCACGAGGTGGAGCGCGAGCATATCGAGAACGTGCTCATCTACACGGGGTACGAGAAGAAGAGGACCGCAGAGATTCTAGGCATCTCGCGGCCGACGCTGGATAGGAGGCTCAAGGAGTACGGATTGGAGTGA